Proteins from a genomic interval of Anatilimnocola floriformis:
- a CDS encoding porin, giving the protein MRAILLALTSVALSLLVSTVAQAQQPYDPYQTAAPGPSMEQILARLERAEAALQHMQTQQFTPEGTSPAPNNYDASFYSAETMLNDALKPEEKKKDDKPKEKKWYDKLSIRGYAQIRINEVTHEDPGSAPAQYVGDRSIGENQSFLIRRARVILSGDVGEHTYVYLQPDFASNPPGSTDANQFVQIRDWYADCYVDTTKVHRFRVGQSKVPYGWENMQSSMNRVALDRNDALNSAVRNERDLGVFYYWTPEPAQQFFKEVIDQGLKGSGNYGVFGCGFYNGQGGSFLEQNDNLHFVARLTLPHVFDNGQRMEVGIQGYTGMYTVLGSAISPLGVGPAVTPTGTLNDNRDGLLDKRMATSFIWYPQPIGFQTEWNWGEGPALNDAQTQVIVRPLQGGYAQLFYKYDSYCHGTFIPFARYNYFKGGYKPERNAPYSFVDEVELGLEWQIDKHMELTVGYTITDRTNTTAFSQANVRSYQQFEGEILRCQFQFNY; this is encoded by the coding sequence ATGCGCGCTATCCTGCTAGCTCTCACGAGCGTGGCGTTGTCGTTGTTGGTCAGCACCGTTGCCCAAGCTCAGCAGCCGTACGACCCTTATCAAACGGCGGCACCCGGGCCATCGATGGAGCAAATCCTGGCACGCCTGGAACGTGCCGAAGCCGCGCTGCAACACATGCAAACGCAGCAGTTTACTCCCGAAGGAACGAGTCCAGCGCCGAACAACTACGACGCTTCGTTCTACTCCGCCGAAACGATGCTCAATGACGCGCTCAAGCCGGAGGAGAAAAAGAAGGACGACAAGCCCAAGGAAAAGAAGTGGTACGACAAGCTCAGCATTCGCGGCTACGCTCAGATCCGCATCAATGAAGTGACGCACGAAGATCCCGGCAGCGCGCCGGCGCAGTACGTGGGCGATCGCTCGATCGGCGAAAACCAGAGTTTTCTCATTCGCCGAGCCCGCGTCATTCTCTCGGGCGATGTCGGGGAGCACACCTACGTTTATCTGCAGCCCGATTTTGCTTCAAATCCGCCAGGCAGCACCGACGCCAATCAGTTCGTGCAGATCCGCGACTGGTACGCCGATTGTTACGTCGACACGACGAAGGTCCATCGCTTTCGCGTCGGCCAATCGAAGGTGCCGTATGGCTGGGAGAACATGCAATCGAGTATGAACCGCGTGGCGCTCGATCGTAACGACGCGCTCAACAGCGCCGTTCGAAACGAACGGGATCTCGGCGTGTTTTATTACTGGACGCCAGAACCGGCTCAGCAGTTTTTCAAAGAAGTGATCGACCAGGGACTGAAGGGCTCGGGCAACTACGGTGTCTTTGGCTGCGGTTTTTATAACGGCCAAGGTGGGTCGTTCTTAGAGCAGAACGACAACCTGCACTTCGTCGCGCGGCTCACGCTGCCGCATGTCTTCGACAACGGTCAGCGAATGGAAGTCGGCATTCAGGGCTACACCGGCATGTATACCGTGCTGGGCTCCGCCATCAGCCCGCTCGGTGTCGGCCCAGCCGTTACTCCAACCGGCACGCTCAATGACAATCGCGACGGTCTGCTCGACAAGCGGATGGCAACCTCGTTCATTTGGTATCCGCAGCCGATTGGTTTTCAAACCGAATGGAACTGGGGCGAAGGTCCCGCGCTCAATGATGCCCAAACGCAAGTCATCGTGCGGCCGTTGCAGGGCGGCTATGCCCAGCTCTTCTACAAGTACGACAGCTACTGCCACGGCACGTTCATTCCGTTCGCTCGCTACAACTACTTCAAGGGTGGCTACAAGCCAGAGCGCAACGCGCCTTACAGCTTTGTCGATGAAGTCGAACTCGGCCTCGAATGGCAGATCGACAAGCACATGGAACTGACCGTCGGCTACACCATCACCGACCGCACCAACACGACGGCCTTCAGCCAGGCGAATGTCCGCTCGTATCAACAATTCGAAGGCGAGATCCTTCGCTGCCAGTTTCAATTCAATTACTAA
- a CDS encoding OprO/OprP family phosphate-selective porin, producing MKRIVLFLAMCAGIAMAAPAWGQVPESELSALKARLDALEAQNAELRSAVQQQQQQRPQYPVATPAPYNFAPEIGAPPVNNEQLRSIVEEYMSVHSANLEAMAAEAAAAADKGHEVGSDLKMTGSWNNGLEFATKNKDFRVHIGGRTQFDAGWFNVDPNVYNQVGGINTPTPGLGNVYGDGVDVRRARLRIDGTMYEVIDWAAEYDFVNSAAFAGTARTVTAPTDLWWQIKELPFVQNIKIGNQKEAIGFEHMVSSRFQPFMERSYNQDTFYGGLFNGFQPGITCLGTYGEDEIGTYNIGVFKPTNNVFAFNTGDGDYSLTGRMTYLMWYEDDGRQLLHIGGSLRQATATSTNVGAGSTTDLRSHQFRTRDAIRTGLSANWPTPANITLFGDDEQTANAELVMVNGSFTMQAEYLVNALQDARLNPLDPLGNTAVYHGGYVQCLYFLTGESDSYSKKTGFFERVKPAENFFLVKDSSGCNCFGRGAWQIGARYNYLDLNDAGLNGGVLHNVTVGLNWFLNPNMKVQWNYMATHRDAPLPGNTGDGLIQGFGMRLAHDF from the coding sequence ATGAAACGGATTGTCTTGTTCTTAGCCATGTGCGCGGGGATCGCCATGGCAGCCCCTGCCTGGGGACAAGTTCCAGAATCGGAACTCTCTGCGCTCAAGGCGCGGCTCGACGCGCTCGAAGCGCAAAACGCTGAGTTGCGATCGGCTGTTCAACAACAGCAACAACAACGGCCACAGTATCCGGTAGCAACGCCTGCGCCGTATAACTTCGCGCCCGAGATCGGTGCGCCGCCAGTGAACAACGAACAGTTGCGCTCGATCGTCGAAGAGTACATGTCGGTCCACTCGGCCAACCTCGAGGCGATGGCCGCCGAAGCAGCCGCCGCTGCCGATAAGGGGCACGAAGTCGGCTCCGATCTGAAGATGACGGGAAGCTGGAATAACGGTCTCGAATTCGCGACCAAGAACAAAGACTTCCGCGTTCACATCGGTGGCCGAACACAGTTCGACGCCGGTTGGTTTAATGTCGACCCAAACGTCTATAACCAGGTGGGCGGCATCAACACCCCGACTCCAGGCCTCGGCAACGTGTATGGCGATGGCGTGGATGTGCGCCGTGCTCGTCTCCGCATCGACGGCACGATGTATGAAGTGATCGATTGGGCCGCCGAGTATGACTTCGTCAACTCCGCTGCCTTCGCCGGCACGGCCCGCACGGTGACTGCTCCCACCGACCTGTGGTGGCAGATCAAAGAACTGCCGTTCGTCCAGAACATCAAGATCGGCAATCAAAAAGAGGCGATCGGCTTCGAGCACATGGTGAGCAGCCGATTTCAACCCTTCATGGAACGTTCGTACAACCAAGACACGTTCTACGGTGGTCTGTTCAACGGCTTTCAACCGGGCATTACCTGCCTCGGAACTTATGGCGAAGACGAAATCGGCACCTATAACATCGGTGTCTTTAAGCCGACGAACAATGTTTTTGCATTCAACACCGGCGACGGCGATTATTCGCTCACCGGACGCATGACCTATTTGATGTGGTACGAAGACGATGGCCGCCAGCTGCTGCACATTGGTGGCTCGCTCCGTCAGGCGACAGCGACCAGCACCAACGTTGGCGCTGGTTCGACGACCGATCTCCGCTCGCATCAATTCCGTACTCGTGATGCGATCCGCACCGGTCTCTCGGCCAACTGGCCGACCCCCGCGAACATCACTCTCTTCGGCGATGACGAACAAACGGCCAACGCCGAACTCGTGATGGTCAACGGCTCGTTCACCATGCAAGCCGAATACCTGGTCAACGCTTTGCAAGACGCTCGCCTCAACCCGCTCGATCCGCTTGGTAACACTGCCGTCTATCACGGTGGTTATGTGCAGTGCCTCTACTTCCTCACCGGCGAAAGCGACAGTTACAGCAAGAAGACCGGCTTCTTCGAACGCGTCAAACCGGCCGAAAACTTCTTCCTCGTGAAGGATAGCTCGGGCTGCAACTGCTTCGGCCGCGGTGCCTGGCAGATCGGTGCTCGTTACAACTACCTTGACCTGAACGACGCCGGCCTCAACGGTGGCGTGCTGCACAACGTCACGGTCGGTCTCAACTGGTTCCTGAATCCAAACATGAAGGTGCAGTGGAACTACATGGCCACGCACCGCGACGCTCCGCTGCCGGGCAACACCGGCGATGGCTTGATCCAAGGCTTCGGCATGCGTCTCGCGCACGACTTTTAA